A single region of the Cherax quadricarinatus isolate ZL_2023a chromosome 3, ASM3850222v1, whole genome shotgun sequence genome encodes:
- the LOC128689548 gene encoding uncharacterized protein: MKFSLEKRVVLLLVLVVTVGGESWIEYLEPSHITSLINIFPQLNIASGTARILLAAAGFACFKAALIIEAVDLARRSREKDAEDYAEFFGLQPIDNSPDTDNGASRRYAYAAPETGLTPPKHIPQHSSYGHIVRGHPPRHHGTHRRHKRFINEEVEEAQKLLISAAFHLDIDSCVFKLLCHLNNKQENSFSVEEYILLELLANSPETLSSYNVALLQATEVGQVEDQAICKKVFPSCPLGEEELGSLLRQTWGCGSTPL; this comes from the exons ATGAAATTTTCACTGGAGAAGAgagtagtgttgctgctggtgctggtggtgacggtagGAGGTGAGAGCTGGATAGAGTACCTGGAACCCAGTCACataacatcactcatcaacatctTCCCTCAGCTGAACATTGCGTCTGGTACAGCAAGAATACTGCTGGCGGCTGCTGGCTTCGCTTGCTTCAAG GCTGCTCTGATCATCGAGGCTGTGGATCTAGCTCGACGTAGCCGGGAGAAAGATGCCGAAGATTACGCTGAATTCTTTGGACTACAACCAATAGATAATTCACCTGACACAGACAACGGAGCCTCACGTCGTTACGCATACGCTGCACCTGAAACGGGTTTAACGCCACCCAAACACATACCTCAACATTCCTCATATGGTCATATAGTGCGTGGTCATCCACCGCGTCACCATGGAACACACAGACGCCACAAAAGATTCATTaatgaggaggtggaggaggcgcaGAAGTTGCTGATATCGGCAGCCTTTCACCTGGACATTGACAGCTGCGTCTTCAAGCTTCTGTGTCATCTAAACAACAAACAGGAAAATAGTTTCTCTGTTGAAGAGTACATCCTCCTTGAACTGTTGGCCAACAGCCCTGAGACACTGTCCTCCTACAATGTGGCCCTCCTCCAGGCCACGGAGGTCGGCCAGGTGGAAGACCAGGCCATATGCAAGAAGGTATTCCCCAGTTGTCCCCTGGGGGAAGAGGAACTTGGTAGTCTCCTGCGGCAGACGTGGGGTTGCGGCAGCACTCCTCTCTAA